TAGAGTTGCAGACATTGGTTACAGACTCTGAAGACTGCCCTTCCTCATAAACCACATTCTCTGAATCAGCAATGGTCTGTTTTCGGCAGTTGGATATCTCCATGACCTTCAATTCAACACTTGGTTTCCATGAGCATATTCAAGTGAAAAAGattaagagagagagagggagataAAGAGAGTATTTACTTCTTGTCGTAGCCGTTCATTCTCTTCCATTAATTTCCTTCCCTGCTAGTTTAGAAGGAAAATGTGAGGACAAAATAGGTTAAAGAAAGCATCAATTGTACACTGCATGCAGAAATAATACATTTGGAATCCATGTCAAAGCATCAAGAAGTCCAACAACTGACCTTTGTTTGAAGTTCACTGatttcattcataattttctctCCCTGAGATTGTCAGCcaaaaaaagaatgaaatttTAGCAGCATTTAGAGCACAAATACTTGTAGTAAGTACCAAACTCAGCAGAAAAAAGAAATGTTCATGGACCTTCTTTTCAATCACACGGCTTAATCCAACCTCAAGAGACTTTTCTAGCTGCTGCAACTGTTCTATGTTTAATCCTTGGAGCTCTTCTCCCCTCATTTGTCTGTTTTGCATGCAATTTAACGTGCATGTACATATTATAGCAGAAACTGAAATACACATGGAGATCGTACGTCGTACCTTAGTTGATGGCTTTTCTCTGCAACCTCCTTGCTTAACCTGGAGCGGTTGCTGTTCTCTACCAGCTGTAATACAAATAGTCTCACTCTTGTcaagcaagaagaagaaaaaattcAAAGTGGAGTAGCTTGTCAAACGTTCAAATGTTTACTTAATAGCTCATTGTGTGTGCAAAGCAAAAATATAGGAAGAGTTTCACTTTCTCATGACTAACAAGAAACTCGTTGAGAAGGAAATGCCCAAAATTTACAAGGAAATGGGAATATTGAACAGACTTTGTATCAATATAATTGAACAGACTTTGTATCAATATActagaaaaataatgaaaacaTTTTCAGATAATGAATTTCTGGAGATACAAAACTTATTGCCTGCTCAAAAAAATGTAGAGCATAAAGCCATAAAACAATTTGGAGATTAGGTTATATACAATTATCACTTAGGGTTGTCTGCAATAAGGTGCAATATGCAAAgataacaaaagataataagTGCAAAAAGAAAACAGCCCACCTGCAACTCAAGAGATGGCTGCTCCAGCTTCTCAAGATTCTTTGAGTGTAAGTTATGCCTTTCTAGTATTTCCTTCATGCTTCAGAAGAGAAAAATATCATAAACTCAACTTAGAGTATGTATGCAGCCAATTTGTGAATCTTTAAACGATATTGATTTGTTATTCTAGCAAAGAAATTGAAGGGATGTAAGATCCATCTATCTTGAAATGACACAATTGAAAGGAAGAAGGGAACTCCCCTTCATTCAAGCTAAGCTATcccagaatatatatatatatatatatacactccAAGTAAAACCCAATGAAATAAGTTCCAAACAGTGATTGTTCACATACAAGGTTTTTCCAAGATTACATAAATCAAATGAAAACAGTGAATGACATACATACATGTAAATGATCAATATAATGAAATCCTATCCATCTGCACTAGAACTAGAAATTTTGGTGATGCATAGCTGTGGGGCCTTTGAAGGTTATGAAGCATTCCCCTACTGGAGCAGCGAAATAATTATAATAGAGAAACCACACAAGAACGCTACAAACATACCCTATCTTCAACGAGTTCCTATACTTGTTATCAGTGCACCTTTAAAGATGGAAAAATAAGATGAAATCCACATTCCTTCCAATCTTGTCAGCTGGTCATATCCATCTTGTTAATGAAGCAATACAGTATACTAGTCCATTTCTTTTCAATTATCAATCTTATTAATATTGGAAAACAGTGAAAGTAACTTTATCTGGATATTTGAAATCTCCACACTGTTGGGTTTGCTGGCAATTGTCATTTGTAATCATGAAAATGATATTACTTTTAAGAAATATCGATTGAAGGTACTGCATGTCGAagtgttcattttattttattaacatataAAAATGTTCTAATTATCATTGTTCTACGCTCAATAGAGGACCATATTTTGAGTTCAATATGACCAAAATGAAATAATCCAACTCTAACTTatccaaataacttttttaCCCTTTAATATTAGACCCAATAATTAACCCAAATTTTAATAGTTATCAGCATGTTATATGAATCCTTTATAATTCCCACTGATGTGGGACGTTACTCAATATCTTTTGGTTCTTCCGAAAAGCCATTTAACATATGCATGTGTTTGCATGTATAGTATAcccttttaataaaaaaaaccatTCTGAGTCTCCCTGATTTTTCAAATCCTCATGCATAAGTGAACAAAACCAAACTCCTTTTTGTCCCCCCTTCCGACATGTCCGACATAAAACATAATACACAAAAACTATTGGGATTTTCAGAAAGAAAATAATGCAAaagaaccaaaaataaaagccaACATCAATTAATTTCATCATGCCTAGCTAACTATTaagttttttctttcaaaaagcCATACAATGAAATCAACCTTATAAGGTTGCTAGCCAATTATTCATTAAATATAAGCGCTATATCTCATCTTAGGAATCTATTAGAGATAACTAAACATAAACACATTTCTTCACATGATTTGCGACCAAAAATATGCTACTTGCTATCCAGCATTGATCAAACAAGAATTCGTCTTATAGAATAGCAATTCAAATGGATGAGTGTAACAATAATAACTGTGCTGGTGATCAGTAGACACCTCAAGCATTCCAAGTCCGCGCAGTACAAAAGTCTAGTGGCCAATGATGGAATACCCAAAATGGAAAGGCTACATCTTGAATGGTTGTATAGTTGTCATGTTTCCAAATTAAGCTATTCAAGGACCACCAACCAAGAAACAAGTACCGAGTTGGATGTGGTATATATGAAACTAGGGAAATTATTATGCCCATTCAGGTGCATATACATTCAGCTAATAAATAAGTaacaaacaaattaaaataatgttaGATCTCATATTTAATCACATCCATGGGTATACAAACACCAGGTGCGTGAAAGAAATTTCTATGAAACAAGTACCATATCAACAGATGAAGAGGTTTGCAATCTAGTTTCCGTAATTTGGTTCTTCCTTGCATCATTATAAACTAATGATTATTGCCATTAATTAACATATGCTATCTACtgaatcatttttatttattttggtgtTACCATTAAGAAACCATAATAATTATTCATCCAATCCACACTGCTGCCTTTTGCTTTCCATACGCATAGACATGTTATAATATTACCTTTCCTTTAATGCCTTCTGATAACATAACAAGACCTCATTTGGCATTGATTttcagaattttaaaaaaaaatatacagaTCTTTTTTCAAAATAACACCATTTGAAATGACGTTGAGAAAAGAGTttctttattttagttttttagagaaaatttgtcaaaaaaaaaaaattaatactccaacaaaatatttaatagttttagCAATAGCAAGGATCAGTGGAAGAGACTATAAACAGTATCTTTTTATCAGGAATAAAGGTAAAATACAGAGATAAGAAGAGATAAGAGAAAAAAACAagtcagaagaagaagaaaatgataaaaCTCAACAAGAAAACTCATCCTAGCCAACCGCACAACAATATTTCATGAAAGAATCACAGCATTTCCATTTGAGTAACAGTAGACAATTCAGAATATTAACATTTTAAGTACAGCTTTTCTCCAAGGACACTTGAATACAGCTAAACATTGAGCAAAAGGCAATATAAAATGACATCAAATAACAAAGACTTGACTGACGTGATCACACAGCCAGTAAAAAAGTAAGAAAATAGATCCTTAGCTTATAATAGCTAGCCTAAACCATATATTATCTGTTCACGAGAATCCATATCTTCAACAATACCGATACGTCACTCCTCTATAACCATGtattttaatacttttaagAACTTTAACACGTTCTGGGAGGAAAAAAGAAACagaaaacaagaagaagaaCCATACAGTACTCTCACAACTCCTAATGATCAAGGGAGGCCAAACATCAAACACTTTCTTTATGATAAAGTAATAATTTACAGATATAGATGTATGCAaggataaaaacaaaaaatcagataaatataatcaaagatgaagggagagagagagacctGGAGCTGCAGTACTCAAAGAGCTTGCCAGTGGAGGAGAAGATGATAAGAGCAACATCAGCATCGCAGAGGACGGAAAGCTCCTCAGCTTTTTTGAAAAGCCCTCTTCGGCGTTTGGAAAATGTTACCTGCCTCGCGGTGGCGTTATCGATCTTCTTGATCTGAATCTTCTCTCTAGCCATTTTCTTTACTCAAGTAATAAACGATAAAGAGCTAAACAACGAAGAAAAGATCAGTCTTTTCTGAATCTTTCTGCTAGTTTTAACACAGGGAACAAACCAGCATATAAAGAGAAGAAATGGGTTGCTAACTAAAAGCGAAAGAGGGACATGTGGAGGGTGACACTGGAGACATTTTACCAAATTTAGAGAGGAATCAGAGAGAAACCCTAGTTAAAGGAAAGAGAGAAGAATTTTCCCAGATCCAAACCAacagagaaaaagagagaaaaattcCCACCAATCAGAGGGAAAGAAATGAAGGGGTAGGGATTGGTTGACGGTGTTTACTACTACTTTCTTTTCACTTACCAGTTTGGGGATGTTGGTTTTGGTGCCCTTTCTTTGGGTTTTGTTTGTTTTGGGAGAAAGTCCAGAGAAAACAGAAAAAGCTACCAATAACAgtgtgagagagagaaagagtgtattttatttcttttctctttttaat
This genomic interval from Manihot esculenta cultivar AM560-2 chromosome 12, M.esculenta_v8, whole genome shotgun sequence contains the following:
- the LOC110628640 gene encoding MADS-box protein SVP, which encodes MAREKIQIKKIDNATARQVTFSKRRRGLFKKAEELSVLCDADVALIIFSSTGKLFEYCSSSMKEILERHNLHSKNLEKLEQPSLELQLVENSNRSRLSKEVAEKSHQLRQMRGEELQGLNIEQLQQLEKSLEVGLSRVIEKKGEKIMNEISELQTKGRKLMEENERLRQEVMEISNCRKQTIADSENVVYEEGQSSESVTNVCNSNGPPHDYESSDTSLKLGLPYNG